A single region of the Halobacterium wangiae genome encodes:
- a CDS encoding metal ABC transporter ATP-binding protein, translating to MEELPVNPDTGPDSRRTDDAPIIGLSGVDFGYTATPVVEDISLQVDPGEYVGIVGPNGSGKSTLMKLMLGLLQPDDGDARLFGEPAHAFDDGSRIGYVAQHASASKEMPITVREVVKMGRFPHVGFRRLSDRDWEIVDRALETVGMSAFADRRVTQLSGGQRQRAFIARALASEADLLVLDEPTVGVDVESVDAFYDLLESLNEEGITILLIEHDLSAVTEHADRVVCLNREIYFDGPTGAFVESDALGRAFGTAATLVGDAA from the coding sequence ATGGAGGAACTTCCAGTGAACCCCGATACCGGACCCGACTCGAGGAGGACCGACGACGCGCCCATCATCGGGCTGTCGGGCGTCGACTTCGGCTACACCGCGACGCCCGTCGTCGAGGACATCTCGCTGCAGGTCGACCCCGGCGAGTATGTCGGCATTGTCGGACCGAACGGGTCGGGCAAGTCGACGCTGATGAAGCTCATGCTGGGTCTGCTCCAGCCGGACGACGGCGACGCCCGCCTGTTCGGCGAGCCCGCCCACGCGTTCGACGACGGCTCGCGCATCGGCTACGTCGCTCAACACGCCAGCGCCTCCAAGGAGATGCCAATCACCGTCCGCGAGGTCGTGAAGATGGGGCGGTTCCCCCACGTCGGCTTCCGTCGGCTCTCGGACCGCGACTGGGAGATCGTCGACCGGGCGCTGGAGACGGTCGGGATGTCGGCGTTCGCGGACCGCCGCGTGACTCAGCTCTCGGGCGGCCAGCGCCAGCGCGCGTTCATCGCCCGGGCGCTCGCCAGCGAGGCCGACCTACTCGTCCTCGACGAACCCACCGTCGGGGTCGACGTCGAGTCGGTCGACGCGTTCTACGACCTGCTCGAGTCGCTCAACGAGGAGGGGATCACGATACTCCTCATCGAACACGACCTGAGCGCCGTCACCGAGCACGCCGACCGCGTCGTCTGTCTCAACCGCGAGATCTACTTCGACGGGCCGACCGGAGCGTTCGTCGAGAGCGACGCTCTCGGCCGTGCGTTCGGCACCGCTGCGACACTCGTCGGTGATGCCGCATGA
- a CDS encoding metal ABC transporter permease, giving the protein MTDALFVALQLGAVDSVLTPLYWFLDLWYWLMTQLYYLTGWELINPSYRFMHRAILVGLCIGVMAPLIGTFLVHRQLALIGDALAHTAFAGVAVGLFLNAVLDLGVSPYLTAVVVAMIAALLIEFISEVTDAYNDVSMAIVLSTGFALGTVLISINAGGLAVGVNQYLFGNLSTVSAENAVILLVLFGVIVATVALTRNQLLYVTFDETAAAVSGISVSWYNRVMVMLTALVVVGAMQIMGVILVAAMLVVPVAGASQVSRSFTESLFVSVALAELAVLLGIGFAYYGEATAGGVIVLVAVAIYVVTVVVGKFQSRADEGEAEVGSINTDDVESPSD; this is encoded by the coding sequence ATGACCGACGCCCTCTTCGTCGCGTTGCAGCTGGGGGCAGTGGATTCCGTTCTCACGCCCCTCTACTGGTTCCTCGACCTCTGGTACTGGCTGATGACGCAGCTCTACTACCTGACCGGCTGGGAGCTGATCAACCCCAGCTACCGCTTCATGCACCGGGCCATCCTCGTGGGGCTGTGCATCGGGGTGATGGCCCCGCTCATCGGGACGTTCCTCGTCCACCGCCAGCTCGCGCTCATCGGCGACGCGCTGGCCCACACCGCGTTCGCCGGGGTCGCCGTCGGGTTGTTCCTCAACGCAGTCCTCGATCTGGGAGTCTCTCCGTACCTGACGGCAGTGGTCGTCGCGATGATCGCGGCGTTGCTCATCGAGTTCATCTCGGAGGTGACCGACGCTTACAACGACGTCTCGATGGCCATCGTCCTCTCGACGGGGTTCGCACTCGGGACGGTGCTCATCAGCATCAACGCCGGCGGGCTCGCCGTCGGGGTCAACCAGTACCTGTTCGGGAACCTCTCCACCGTCTCTGCGGAGAACGCGGTGATCCTCCTCGTCCTGTTCGGCGTCATCGTCGCGACGGTCGCGCTCACGCGCAACCAGCTGCTCTACGTGACGTTCGACGAGACCGCAGCGGCGGTCTCCGGCATCTCGGTCTCGTGGTACAACCGCGTGATGGTAATGCTGACGGCACTCGTCGTCGTCGGCGCGATGCAGATCATGGGCGTCATCCTGGTCGCGGCGATGCTCGTCGTGCCCGTCGCGGGCGCGTCGCAGGTGTCCCGGAGCTTCACCGAGTCGCTGTTCGTCTCGGTGGCCCTCGCGGAACTGGCCGTCCTTCTGGGCATCGGGTTCGCCTACTACGGCGAGGCGACGGCAGGGGGCGTCATCGTCCTCGTCGCCGTCGCTATCTACGTGGTAACCGTCGTCGTCGGGAAGTTCCAGTCCCGAGCGGACGAGGGAGAAGCCGAGGTCGGCAGCATCAACACCGACGACGTAGAATCGCCCTCTGACTGA
- a CDS encoding chorismate mutase, translating into MEREPGDGPADDDAVRRGPDDMSLEELREEIEQIDREIVDLIARRTYVAETIAAVKDERDMATTDESQEEAVMERAGHNAEAFDVDPNLVKAIFRLLIELNKVEQRERR; encoded by the coding sequence ATGGAACGAGAACCCGGGGACGGTCCGGCTGACGACGACGCGGTCAGACGGGGCCCGGACGACATGAGCCTGGAGGAACTGCGCGAGGAGATCGAACAGATCGACCGCGAGATCGTCGACCTCATCGCCCGGCGCACGTACGTCGCCGAGACAATCGCAGCCGTGAAAGACGAACGCGACATGGCGACCACGGACGAGTCCCAGGAGGAGGCCGTCATGGAGCGCGCGGGCCACAACGCCGAGGCGTTCGACGTGGACCCGAACCTCGTGAAGGCGATCTTCCGGCTGCTCATCGAGTTGAACAAGGTCGAGCAGCGGGAGAGACGGTAG
- a CDS encoding shikimate kinase, protein MDGRAVAPAAGTVLNALATGVGSAFAIDIDVTASVSLDPDTDDVTGEVVDHPGADTALVERCVSLVTAEYGDGEGGAVQTETEVPLASGLKSSSAAANATVLATLDALGRAEDVARIDAARLGVRAARETGVTVTGAFDDATASMLGGLTMTDNGVDELLFREEVDWNAVVWTPPRQSFSADADVNRCENIAPLAEHVADLAARGQYGTAMTVNGLAFCAALDFPATPIVDALPHAHGASLSGTGPSYVAVGERDALKEVKSVWNENPGTVRLTTTRSDGARTT, encoded by the coding sequence ATGGACGGCCGTGCAGTCGCCCCCGCCGCCGGCACGGTGTTGAACGCGCTGGCGACCGGCGTCGGGAGCGCGTTCGCCATCGACATCGACGTGACCGCGTCGGTGTCCCTCGACCCGGACACCGACGACGTGACCGGCGAGGTCGTCGACCACCCCGGCGCGGACACCGCGCTCGTCGAGCGCTGCGTCTCACTCGTCACCGCGGAGTACGGCGACGGCGAGGGCGGCGCGGTACAGACGGAGACGGAGGTGCCGCTGGCCTCGGGGCTGAAGAGTTCGAGCGCCGCGGCGAACGCCACGGTGCTCGCGACGCTCGACGCGCTCGGTCGGGCCGAGGACGTCGCCCGCATCGACGCCGCCCGGCTCGGCGTGCGGGCCGCCCGCGAGACCGGCGTGACGGTGACGGGCGCGTTCGACGACGCGACAGCGAGCATGCTCGGTGGACTCACGATGACCGACAACGGCGTCGACGAGTTACTGTTCCGCGAGGAGGTCGACTGGAACGCCGTCGTCTGGACGCCGCCCCGGCAGTCGTTCTCCGCGGACGCCGACGTGAACCGCTGCGAGAACATCGCGCCGCTCGCCGAGCACGTCGCGGACCTCGCCGCACGCGGCCAGTACGGGACGGCCATGACGGTGAACGGGCTGGCGTTCTGCGCCGCACTCGACTTCCCGGCGACCCCGATCGTGGACGCGCTCCCACACGCACACGGGGCGTCACTGTCGGGGACCGGTCCGAGCTACGTCGCAGTCGGGGAGCGAGACGCACTCAAGGAGGTGAAATCTGTATGGAACGAGAACCCGGGGACGGTCCGGCTGACGACGACGCGGTCAGACGGGGCCCGGACGACATGA
- a CDS encoding DUF5796 family protein produces MSARSDIAPSTVGVELDEGGVYVEYTDGRRTFYNGVPEKVHGTLRCRPGKDVHVLVTDPSETEGVLVYVNDLKTHDDILESSGVGRVLLDPGEAEELFPGVTVRADGYAIEVEADPEEARGRVFVFEEDEIGEYSYELFPEE; encoded by the coding sequence ATGAGCGCCCGCAGCGACATCGCGCCGAGCACCGTCGGCGTCGAACTCGACGAGGGCGGCGTCTACGTGGAGTACACGGACGGCCGCCGGACGTTCTACAACGGCGTCCCAGAGAAAGTCCACGGCACACTCAGGTGTCGGCCCGGCAAGGACGTCCACGTGCTCGTGACGGACCCCAGCGAGACGGAGGGCGTCCTCGTCTACGTCAACGACCTGAAGACCCACGACGACATCCTCGAGTCCTCCGGCGTCGGGCGCGTGCTACTCGACCCGGGCGAGGCGGAGGAACTGTTCCCGGGCGTGACGGTGCGCGCCGACGGCTACGCGATCGAAGTCGAGGCGGACCCGGAGGAGGCGCGCGGCCGCGTGTTCGTCTTCGAGGAGGACGAGATCGGAGAGTACTCCTACGAACTGTTCCCCGAGGAGTGA
- a CDS encoding DUF7128 family protein: MVEATERDDMTWYRCEECGLMFDDRGDASQHEQNCDAEPPSYLQ; this comes from the coding sequence ATGGTCGAGGCGACAGAGCGGGACGACATGACCTGGTACCGCTGCGAGGAGTGTGGCCTCATGTTCGACGACAGGGGCGACGCCAGTCAACACGAGCAGAACTGCGACGCAGAACCGCCCTCCTACCTCCAGTGA
- a CDS encoding ATP-binding cassette domain-containing protein → MLEARNLRKSYDGTTALKGVSVEFAEGLHCVAGPNGSGKTTLMRLFAGLTRPDSGTVSKPDSLGYAFQVPNVYPELTVRENLDVFASLTGAKASWRQTLVSRLRLGPERNRAASDLSGGFRKKLDLALALLKRPDALILDEPLADLDPATRRRLVAVATEYAEDHCVLACTHNLAAFRDEYETLTVLVDGRVRREWSREGLSTGPASAYDGLLAELQSQRGNGF, encoded by the coding sequence ATGCTCGAAGCACGCAACCTCAGGAAGAGCTACGACGGTACGACGGCGCTCAAAGGCGTGAGCGTCGAGTTCGCGGAGGGACTGCACTGCGTCGCGGGGCCGAACGGCTCCGGGAAGACGACGCTGATGCGGCTGTTCGCCGGGCTGACGCGCCCGGACTCGGGCACCGTGTCGAAGCCGGACTCGCTGGGGTACGCCTTCCAGGTGCCCAACGTCTACCCCGAACTGACGGTCCGGGAGAACCTCGACGTGTTCGCCTCCCTGACCGGCGCGAAGGCGTCCTGGCGACAGACGCTCGTCTCCCGGCTCCGTCTCGGCCCGGAGCGCAACCGGGCGGCCAGCGACCTCTCGGGGGGCTTCAGGAAGAAACTCGACCTCGCGCTCGCGCTCCTGAAGCGCCCCGACGCGCTCATCCTCGACGAACCGCTGGCCGACCTCGACCCGGCGACCCGTCGTCGTCTCGTCGCCGTCGCCACGGAGTACGCCGAGGACCACTGCGTCCTCGCGTGTACGCACAACCTCGCGGCGTTCCGCGACGAGTACGAGACGCTGACGGTGCTCGTCGACGGGCGCGTGCGCAGGGAGTGGAGCCGGGAGGGGCTGTCCACCGGCCCCGCGAGCGCGTACGACGGCCTGCTCGCGGAGCTACAGTCCCAGCGGGGCAACGGTTTTTAG
- a CDS encoding ABC transporter permease — translation MDLSSLLGKELTWGRHKLLALVAILVVLPAVFAYATFGFQHVLPTDAPIAIAPQTAAVTDDDMNIATAAVTVFSDPQPFATEASAMHALGREQVYAVVTVPPNLTDGSLGPAQFDVYVDGSVVPYLTPAQAIENIVAYGLDGTLPRDVEVTRQVVGTEYSLSSYLVPTFVLTLVALVALAYLPYTFDSEAAVLDRLRVETSLHAVVASKLAFFAVLLVVPLVVFDLMSVYMDAGVQVLGVGTIVVTVLTFLLLGLVAATVMLLVGFGAWGRIANLLVLLFVLGFSGLAYPVGFFSPARRWLVRHVPTHYAAISTRGFVLRDDPVELYADWLLGLVGAVLVAALAFAAAVELYERRA, via the coding sequence ATGGACCTCTCGTCCCTGCTCGGCAAGGAGCTGACGTGGGGACGACACAAGCTGCTCGCACTGGTCGCTATTCTGGTCGTGCTGCCCGCGGTGTTCGCGTACGCCACCTTCGGCTTTCAGCACGTGCTCCCGACGGACGCCCCCATCGCCATCGCGCCCCAGACCGCGGCGGTGACCGACGACGATATGAACATCGCCACGGCGGCGGTGACCGTCTTCAGCGACCCGCAGCCGTTCGCGACCGAGGCGTCGGCGATGCACGCACTCGGCCGCGAACAGGTGTACGCCGTCGTCACGGTGCCGCCGAACCTCACCGACGGGTCGCTCGGGCCGGCGCAGTTCGACGTGTACGTCGACGGCAGCGTCGTGCCCTACCTGACGCCCGCGCAGGCCATCGAGAACATCGTCGCCTACGGGCTAGACGGGACACTCCCCCGGGACGTCGAGGTGACCAGACAAGTCGTCGGGACGGAGTACTCCCTGTCGTCGTACCTCGTGCCGACGTTCGTTCTCACGCTCGTCGCGCTCGTCGCACTGGCGTACCTGCCGTACACGTTCGACTCGGAGGCCGCCGTCCTCGACCGCCTGCGCGTCGAGACGTCGCTGCACGCCGTCGTCGCGAGCAAACTCGCGTTCTTCGCGGTGTTGCTGGTCGTCCCGCTCGTCGTCTTCGACCTGATGAGCGTGTACATGGACGCGGGCGTCCAGGTCCTCGGCGTCGGTACAATCGTCGTCACCGTGTTGACGTTCCTGTTGCTCGGACTGGTCGCCGCGACGGTGATGTTGCTCGTCGGCTTCGGAGCGTGGGGGCGCATCGCGAACCTGCTCGTCCTGCTGTTCGTGCTCGGGTTCTCGGGGCTGGCGTACCCAGTCGGGTTCTTCTCGCCGGCGCGCCGGTGGCTGGTCCGCCACGTCCCGACGCACTACGCGGCGATATCGACCCGGGGGTTCGTGCTGCGCGACGATCCCGTCGAACTGTACGCCGACTGGCTGCTCGGCCTCGTCGGCGCCGTCCTCGTGGCGGCGCTCGCGTTCGCCGCTGCGGTCGAACTGTACGAACGGAGGGCCTGA
- a CDS encoding GNAT family N-acetyltransferase, giving the protein MPTVRDLDPEDAPALTALYGEYEWWADRTVPEVRDALAETEVAVGVEDDSELVAAARVLTDYQYYANVFDVIVAADRRDDGLGETLMEAVIDHPDLQSAPGVSLLCRDGLVPFYESVGFELFGPEYEVPEGGTEEFVRMTYQFD; this is encoded by the coding sequence ATGCCGACCGTCCGCGACCTCGACCCCGAGGATGCACCAGCGCTGACCGCCCTCTACGGAGAGTACGAGTGGTGGGCCGACAGGACCGTTCCCGAAGTACGCGACGCGCTGGCCGAGACCGAAGTCGCCGTCGGCGTCGAAGACGACAGTGAACTGGTGGCCGCCGCTCGCGTGCTCACGGACTACCAGTACTACGCGAACGTCTTCGACGTGATCGTCGCCGCCGACCGCCGTGACGACGGCCTTGGCGAGACGCTGATGGAGGCGGTCATCGACCACCCCGACCTCCAGTCCGCGCCCGGCGTCTCGCTCCTCTGTCGAGACGGCCTCGTCCCGTTCTACGAGTCCGTCGGCTTCGAGCTGTTCGGCCCGGAGTACGAGGTTCCCGAGGGCGGCACCGAGGAATTCGTGCGGATGACCTACCAGTTCGACTGA